Proteins encoded by one window of Engraulis encrasicolus isolate BLACKSEA-1 chromosome 21, IST_EnEncr_1.0, whole genome shotgun sequence:
- the LOC134437332 gene encoding ependymin-1-like, translated as MQAAFWTTVGLLCLTTGFGNAQKPQPCQAPSQYTGKMTMGIDYEINRLNKSCVKRQGPTDFQPLEVPKGAAFMSQVVLGTSSSPGQGVLVNNWREDIPHQSEALEFISHLQHYYDNVVGVDPDVFVPPPFCKDAKLEVNKDGKEANFFSFFNQN; from the exons ATGCAGGCTGCGTTCTGGACGACTGTGGGGCTGCTGTGCCTGACTACTGGATTTGGCAACGCTCAAAAGCCTCAGCCATGCC AGGCGCCATCTCAGTATACAGGAAAAATGACTATG GGCATTGACTATGAGATCAACCGTCTGAACAAGTCCTGTGTGAAGAGGCAAGGCCCAACTGACTTCCAACCCCTTGAGGTGCCCAAAGGGGCAGCCTTCATGTCCCAGGTGGTGCTGGGCACTTCCTCCAGTCCGGGGCAGGGTGTGCTGGTCAACAACTGGCGGGAAGACATACCCCACCAGAGTGAGGCACTTGAATTCATCTCACATCTCCAACA ctACTACGACAATGTTGTGGGGGTGGATCCTGATGTGTTCGTTCCACCGCCATTTTGCAAGGATGCCAAGCTTGAGGTGAACAAGGATGGCAAGGAGGCaaacttcttctccttcttcaacCAAAATTAG
- the LOC134437067 gene encoding ependymin-like produces MQAAFWTTVGLLCLTAGFGSTQKPQPCSSPPLYTGSMTVGTQDEHLWAVGRYSYDVVNQRMHLGETGTLNNKTFTYDALMLYQEGILYEINHHNKTCVKKPLKADFYPMEVPKGAEFVNQVVIGTLSGPGEGLLVNSWWGDMPDKQSKYFLSFTEFGCFPVSAFFKSKSLGGMVSVSYYDNVLGVDPGVFVPPPFCKDAKLEANKDGKETNYFSFFN; encoded by the exons ATGCAGGCTGCGTTCTGGACGACTGTGGGGCTGCTGTGTCTGACTGCTGGATTTGGCTCCACTCAAAAGCCCCAGCCATGCA GCTCTCCACCGCTGTATACAGGATCCATGACTGTG GGAACCCAGGATGAGCACCTGTGGGCGGTTGGCAGATATTCATACGATGTCGTCAACCAGAGAATGCACCTGGGAGAGACGGGAACCTTAAACAACAAGACCTTCACCTACGACGCACTGATGCTGTATCAGGAG GGTATTCTGTATGAGATCAACCATCACAATAAGACCTGCGTGAAGAAGCCCCTGAAGGCTGACTTCTACCCTATGGAGGTGCCCAAGGGGGCAGAGTTCGTAAACCAGGTGGTGATAGGAACCTTGTCTGGACCGGGAGAGGGTCTTCTGGTCAACAGCTGGTGGGGAGACATGCCCGACAAGCAGA GCAAGTACTTTTTGTCCTTCACCGAGTTTGGCTGCTTTCCTGTCTCTGCTTTCTTCAAGTCAAAGAGCCTGGGTGGGATGGTCAGTGTAAG cTACTACGACAATGTACTGGGGGTGGATCCTGGTGTCTTCGTTCCACCGCCATTTTGCAAGGATGCCAAACTTGAGGCGAACAAGGATGGCAAGGAGACAAACTACTTCTCCTTCTTCAActga